The following proteins are encoded in a genomic region of Acidobacteriota bacterium:
- a CDS encoding amidase produces MAAEYEKYDGLGLAELIAKKQLTPSELLHAVRQRVEALNPKLNAFCDLFFDKAEAQINAGLGNGAFRGVPFALKDIGIYLAGRPTTSGSRLFKDYIPDYDSTLTARYKQAGLVIFGKTATPEFGGTTTTESVLFGQTHNPWNLERTSGGSSGGTAAAVSARILPMAHGSDGGGSIRIPASCCGLFGLKPTRGRVPLGPSQFEGWNGFSHHHALTISVRDSAALLDATAGMELGSPFFSPTPADPFLKEVGKPPGKLRVALAYEPPNNWPLDPECKQAVMEAAKLCESLGHTVEEVRLPVDIPAMREAFLTVINVSLARVLDDRAKAIGRAVTPNDVELVIWGMAQNGSKTDAVAYSRAIANAHQVGLTMAKFMQKYDVVLSPTLAKPPVPLGVLSLSPKSIEEFSKAVSQFGPFTALYNVTGQPSMSVPLYWTKDGLPVGVMFSGRFGEDGLLLRLAAQLEKARPWAGRKPTI; encoded by the coding sequence CTGGCTGCCGAGTATGAAAAGTATGATGGATTGGGATTGGCTGAATTGATCGCCAAAAAACAATTGACGCCGTCCGAGTTGTTGCACGCGGTTCGCCAGCGCGTCGAAGCATTGAATCCAAAGCTGAATGCCTTCTGCGACTTGTTTTTCGACAAAGCCGAAGCGCAGATCAATGCGGGATTGGGTAACGGCGCATTCAGGGGAGTTCCATTTGCTCTGAAAGATATCGGCATTTATTTGGCCGGCAGGCCGACCACAAGCGGCAGTCGTTTGTTCAAGGATTACATCCCGGATTATGACAGCACGTTGACTGCTCGGTACAAACAAGCCGGGTTGGTGATTTTCGGTAAAACCGCGACGCCGGAATTCGGCGGAACGACGACGACGGAATCCGTGCTGTTCGGACAGACGCACAACCCCTGGAATCTGGAGCGGACTTCCGGCGGTTCCTCCGGCGGAACCGCAGCCGCCGTCTCAGCCAGAATTTTGCCGATGGCGCACGGCAGCGATGGCGGAGGTTCGATTCGCATTCCGGCTTCCTGCTGCGGGTTGTTCGGCCTGAAGCCAACGCGAGGCCGCGTGCCGCTGGGCCCTTCGCAATTTGAGGGCTGGAATGGATTTTCTCACCATCACGCGTTGACGATTTCCGTACGCGACAGCGCCGCATTGCTGGACGCAACCGCTGGAATGGAGCTTGGCTCGCCTTTTTTTTCGCCCACGCCTGCCGATCCATTTTTGAAAGAAGTTGGAAAGCCGCCCGGCAAGCTTCGCGTCGCACTGGCGTATGAACCGCCCAACAATTGGCCGCTCGACCCGGAATGCAAACAGGCGGTGATGGAAGCCGCAAAGCTCTGCGAAAGCCTGGGGCACACCGTCGAAGAAGTTCGATTGCCAGTGGATATTCCCGCGATGCGAGAAGCGTTTTTGACGGTCATCAATGTTTCGCTGGCCAGAGTTCTGGATGACAGAGCCAAAGCCATCGGGCGCGCGGTGACCCCAAATGATGTCGAATTGGTGATCTGGGGAATGGCGCAAAACGGGTCGAAAACAGATGCCGTGGCGTATTCGCGCGCGATTGCCAACGCGCATCAGGTTGGATTGACGATGGCAAAATTCATGCAGAAGTATGATGTCGTTCTCAGTCCGACGCTGGCCAAACCGCCTGTGCCGCTCGGCGTGTTGAGTTTGTCGCCCAAAAGCATTGAAGAATTTTCAAAAGCCGTCAGCCAGTTTGGCCCGTTCACAGCGCTGTACAACGTGACAGGACAGCCTTCGATGTCCGTGCCGCTGTATTGGACGAAAGATGGATTGCCGGTTGGTGTGATGTTCAGCGGCCGGTTTGGCGAAGACGGGCTGCTGTTGCGATTGGCCGCCCAGCTTGAAAAAGCCAGGCCGTGGGCTGGGCGCAAGCCTACGATTTGA